From the genome of Vicia villosa cultivar HV-30 ecotype Madison, WI linkage group LG2, Vvil1.0, whole genome shotgun sequence, one region includes:
- the LOC131650658 gene encoding uncharacterized protein LOC131650658, producing the protein MIRFYDPLLHCFTYRDFQLVPTLEEFSSILGLHVLDQMPYTGEEEVPKLEGVAAALHLPRSEIKKVWVSKGDYTGIPIDFLYSQADILINAASMDALEKVLACLIYGQVLFPRYDKIADVIALKIFIGNNPNEEGLTWVQRIIRLSYGDIIWNQKDFEGTHLFDSCGDFPNVHLLGTRGGITYNPILARHQFGFALKDKPRSIYLSSENFDYDSDITGKKKLFIMAWSKVKKVCTRELGLRNYVPSDLYFRWIYDRVVEHGMPYPSDIPVVPRVTPPIIPVVLEPYVPAPNEDLAATVASLRREKADLERRLHKVEAEKAVLVADAKERDGMLDYFSRKWKIEDFVSPDQIQSWEREIDRLVQERNKMIKAHKEEIRSLKRKRRLED; encoded by the exons ATGATCCGGTTTTATGATCCTCTCCTTCATTGCTTTACTTATAGGGACTTTCAGTTGGTTCCCACATTAGAGGAATTTTCCTCCATCCTAGGATTACATGTGCTTGATCAGATGCCCTACACTGGCGAAGAAGAGGTACCTAAGTTGGAAGGTGTAGCTGCTGCATTGCATTTGCCTCGATCAGAAATCAAAAAGGTTTGGGTGAGTAAAGGAGACTATACTGGTATACCGATTGACTTCTTGTATAGTCAAGCTGACATTTTAATTAATGCCGCAAGTATGGATGCTCTTGAAAAAGTCCTCGCTTGCCTAATCTACGGGCAAGTATTGTTCCCTCGTTATGACAAAATTGCGGATGTGATTGCTCTCAAGATCTTCATTGGTAACAATCCG aatgaagaaggtttgacttgggTTCAAAGAATCATAAGGCTTTCATACGGCGACATCATTTGGAACCAAAAAGATTTTGAAGGAACTCATTTGTTTGATAGCTGTGGAGATTTCCCAAATGTACATCTTCTTGGTACCCGAGGAGGGATAACTTATAATCCCATattagctcgacatcagtttggtttcgcTTTGAAAGACAAGCCTCGCTCTATATATCTTAGTTCGGAAAATTTTGATTATGATTCAGATATAACCGGAAAGAAGAAGCTGTTTATTATGGCTTGGTCCAAAGTGAAGAAAGTATGCACAAGAGAGTTGGGACTAAGGAACTACGTCCCTTCAGATCTTTATTTTAGGTGGATTTATGATCGAGTTGTCGAGCATGGTATGCCATATCCGTCTGATATCCCTGTTGTGCCAAGGGTTACCCCTCCAATCATTCCTGTGGTTTTGGAGCCTTATGTCCCCGCTCCAAATGAAGACCTTGCTGCTACCGTTGCTTCTCTAAGAAGGGAAAAGGCGGATCTTGAAAGGCGCTTACATAAGGTTGAAGCTGAGAAAGCGGTATTGGTGGCTGATGCTAAAGAGCGAGAtggtatgcttgactatttctcccgCAAATGGAAGATTGAGGATTTCGTCTCTCCAgatcagatacaatcatgggagcgAGAGATTGATAGGCTCGTCCAAGAAAGAAACAAGATGATCAAAGCTCACAAAGAGGAAATCAGAAGTTTAAAGAGAAAGCGCCGACTCGAAGACTGA